In Romboutsia lituseburensis, a genomic segment contains:
- a CDS encoding ComEC/Rec2 family competence protein, with protein sequence MRRPLLITFLIIMIISLIYTNNKTLDCSYNDNKVEIIGTVEQKKEKERYDEYKISEFLVRDYTKRKNIKVGDEININGKFKSLGEMNDFKFNYGRYLKSIGCEGLIYIESYKIIGENIFYKSLDRLKEYIRSSNRYLYKKNSDFINSLVLGEKDQLSQNEKDMFSRTGTSHIIAISGLHTGILCVLISFIIGGINKFYKLLILITIMIIYCIMIGSSPSILRAIFFIMILYIAIFTDRKRDGISTLSLIGIILLINNPYILYNISFQLSFLATLSIIYFYGYINNRLKISVISLTLASNILTLPIIYYNFNGIPIISIISNIIIVPFIGVIIYISILSVFLFRVNITISKCIAYFNCIIINAIYFLLCNLSELDFAYIEIENPSKFYVIIYYTIVFSYMIYKELKVMKEQTNELQGYYK encoded by the coding sequence ATGAGAAGACCACTTCTAATTACATTCTTAATAATTATGATAATATCATTAATATATACAAATAATAAAACACTTGATTGTAGTTACAATGACAACAAAGTAGAGATAATAGGTACTGTTGAACAGAAAAAAGAAAAGGAAAGGTATGATGAGTATAAAATTTCTGAATTTTTAGTTAGAGACTATACAAAAAGAAAAAATATTAAAGTTGGAGATGAAATAAATATAAATGGAAAATTTAAATCATTAGGTGAAATGAATGATTTTAAATTTAATTATGGAAGATATTTAAAAAGTATAGGTTGCGAAGGTTTAATTTACATAGAAAGCTATAAAATAATAGGAGAAAATATATTTTATAAAAGCTTAGATAGATTAAAAGAGTATATAAGAAGCTCAAATAGATATTTATATAAGAAAAATTCTGATTTTATTAACTCATTAGTTTTAGGAGAAAAAGATCAGTTATCACAAAATGAAAAAGATATGTTTTCTAGGACTGGAACAAGCCATATAATAGCTATATCTGGACTTCATACAGGGATATTATGTGTATTGATTTCATTTATAATAGGAGGGATTAATAAATTTTATAAATTATTAATTCTTATAACAATTATGATTATTTACTGTATTATGATAGGTAGTTCACCATCTATACTTAGAGCTATATTTTTTATAATGATATTATATATAGCTATTTTTACAGATAGGAAGAGGGATGGTATAAGTACATTATCTTTAATAGGGATTATTTTACTGATAAATAACCCATATATTTTATATAATATAAGTTTTCAATTGTCTTTTCTTGCAACATTGTCTATAATATATTTCTATGGTTATATAAATAATAGGCTAAAAATAAGTGTTATATCATTAACTTTAGCTTCAAATATTTTAACGTTGCCAATAATATATTATAATTTTAATGGAATACCAATAATATCTATTATTAGTAATATAATAATAGTACCATTTATAGGTGTTATAATATATATAAGTATTTTAAGTGTTTTTTTATTTAGAGTAAATATAACTATATCTAAATGTATAGCGTATTTTAATTGTATAATAATAAATGCTATATACTTTTTATTATGCAATTTAAGTGAATTAGATTTTGCGTATATAGAAATAGAAAATCCAAGTAAATTTTATGTAATAATTTACTATACAATAGTATTTTCATATATGATTTATAAAGAATTAAAGGTTATGAAGGAGCAGACAAATGAATTACAAGGATATTATAAATAA
- the holA gene encoding DNA polymerase III subunit delta: MNYKDIINNLKNRNFEKAYLFYGREYYLIENAIKVFKESLSESMIDFNLDMIDGKETMLDQLISSIETLPFMDDRKIVIVKDFELLKGKKKNFTDSDEKYLIEHLNNIPDSTVLVFVVYGDVDKRKALVKKIDKNGIVFNCDKLSDMDLFKWVKKKFEVNSAVIDNPQIMYFIEQEGYRDKSSEKTLSDLENEINKISSFIGKGNKVSNEVIDKLSQKKVENDIFKLIDYIGEKNSSNAMRILNDMIYEGESVLGIFAMIARQFKVVVQVRQLQIEGYTSKVIAEKLKIHPFVAGKALKQANNFSDEVIIDMLNYILESDYKIKNGLVRDTLAIEILVSKYCQRNIS, translated from the coding sequence ATGAATTACAAGGATATTATAAATAATCTTAAAAATAGAAATTTTGAAAAGGCATATCTCTTTTATGGAAGAGAATATTATTTAATTGAAAATGCTATAAAGGTATTTAAGGAAAGTCTAAGTGAAAGTATGATTGATTTTAACCTAGATATGATAGATGGCAAGGAAACTATGCTAGACCAACTTATAAGCTCTATAGAAACTCTTCCTTTTATGGATGATAGAAAGATAGTAATAGTAAAGGATTTTGAACTATTAAAAGGAAAAAAGAAAAACTTTACTGATAGTGATGAAAAGTATCTGATAGAACATTTAAATAATATTCCTGATAGTACTGTATTAGTTTTTGTAGTATATGGAGATGTAGATAAAAGGAAAGCATTAGTAAAGAAAATCGATAAAAATGGAATAGTTTTTAACTGTGATAAATTATCAGATATGGATTTGTTTAAGTGGGTTAAAAAGAAGTTTGAGGTAAATAGTGCAGTTATAGACAATCCACAGATAATGTATTTTATAGAACAAGAAGGATATAGAGATAAAAGTAGTGAAAAAACTTTATCAGATTTAGAAAATGAAATAAATAAAATTAGCTCATTCATAGGAAAAGGAAATAAAGTAAGTAATGAAGTTATAGACAAGCTTTCTCAAAAAAAGGTAGAAAATGATATATTTAAGCTGATTGATTATATAGGTGAAAAAAATTCTTCTAATGCTATGAGAATTTTAAATGATATGATTTATGAAGGTGAATCTGTCCTAGGCATATTTGCTATGATAGCAAGACAGTTTAAAGTAGTAGTACAAGTTAGACAACTTCAAATAGAAGGGTATACATCCAAGGTTATTGCAGAAAAATTAAAAATTCATCCGTTTGTAGCGGGAAAAGCATTAAAACAGGCTAACAACTTCTCAGATGAAGTAATAATTGATATGTTAAATTATATATTAGAAAGTGATTATAAGATAAAAAATGGATTAGTTAGAGATACTTTAGCTATAGAGATATTAGTAAGTAAATATTGTCAAAGAAATATAAGTTAA
- the lepA gene encoding translation elongation factor 4: MDSKQSRTRNFSIIAHIDHGKSTLADRLIQKTGLVSDRDMKAQLLDNMDLERERGITIKLQNIRLVYNAKDGNEYYLNLIDTPGHVDFTYEVSRSLAACEGALLVVDAAQGVEAQTLANVYLALDQDLEILPVINKIDLPSARPDEIKTEIEDIIGIDASEAPLVSAKSGLNIEDVLETIVKKVPAPQGDKEAPLKALIFDSYYDAYKGVVAYVRVFEGTVKKGMTIKMMNTNKKFEVTEVGVMAPGQTELDGLYAGDVGYIAASIKDIRSCQVGDTITDADNPTEIPMPGYKKATPMVYCGIYPGEGEKYENVRDALEKLQVNDAALEFEAETSAALGFGFRCGFLGLLHMEIIQERLEREFNLDIITTAPSVIYKVTKTDGELVMIQNPANLPEVSEIKQIEEPIVKGDIIVPKDYVGIVMELCQERRGNMINMEYIDEKRVMLHYDLPLNEVVYDFFDALKSRTRGYGSLDYEMKGYVPSTLVKLDILINKEQVDALSFIVHETRAYPRGKSMCEKLKNEIPRHQFPVPIQAAVGNKVVARETISALRKDVLAKCYGGDISRKKKLLEKQKEGKKRMRQVGSVEVPQKAFMSVLKLDE; this comes from the coding sequence GTGGACAGCAAACAAAGCAGAACTAGGAATTTTAGTATAATAGCGCATATAGATCACGGTAAGTCTACCTTAGCGGATAGATTAATACAAAAAACAGGACTTGTTAGTGATAGAGACATGAAAGCTCAATTATTAGATAATATGGATCTTGAGAGAGAAAGAGGAATCACTATTAAGCTTCAAAATATAAGATTAGTTTATAATGCTAAGGATGGAAATGAATATTACTTAAACCTTATAGATACGCCAGGTCACGTAGATTTTACATATGAGGTATCAAGAAGTTTAGCAGCATGTGAAGGTGCTTTATTAGTAGTAGATGCAGCGCAAGGTGTTGAAGCACAAACTTTAGCGAATGTTTATTTAGCATTAGATCAAGATTTAGAAATATTACCAGTTATAAATAAAATAGACCTTCCAAGTGCTAGACCTGATGAAATAAAAACAGAAATAGAAGATATAATAGGTATTGATGCAAGTGAAGCACCTCTTGTATCTGCTAAAAGCGGCTTAAATATAGAAGATGTATTAGAAACGATAGTTAAGAAAGTTCCTGCCCCACAAGGTGATAAGGAAGCTCCATTAAAGGCTCTAATATTTGATTCTTATTACGATGCATATAAAGGTGTTGTAGCTTATGTTAGAGTGTTTGAAGGTACTGTTAAAAAAGGTATGACAATAAAAATGATGAATACTAACAAAAAGTTCGAAGTAACTGAAGTTGGTGTTATGGCCCCAGGTCAAACTGAGCTTGATGGACTTTATGCTGGTGATGTTGGATACATAGCAGCGAGTATAAAGGATATAAGAAGTTGTCAAGTTGGAGATACAATAACGGATGCAGATAATCCAACAGAAATACCTATGCCAGGATACAAAAAGGCTACACCAATGGTTTATTGTGGTATATACCCAGGCGAAGGTGAAAAATATGAAAATGTAAGAGACGCGCTTGAAAAATTACAGGTAAATGATGCAGCTCTTGAGTTTGAAGCAGAAACATCAGCAGCATTAGGATTTGGATTTAGATGTGGATTCTTAGGTTTACTTCATATGGAAATAATTCAAGAAAGATTAGAAAGAGAGTTTAATCTTGATATTATAACAACTGCACCATCTGTTATATATAAAGTTACAAAGACTGATGGAGAACTTGTAATGATACAAAATCCTGCAAACTTGCCAGAGGTATCTGAAATAAAACAAATAGAAGAGCCTATAGTTAAAGGAGATATAATAGTTCCTAAGGATTATGTAGGTATAGTTATGGAGCTTTGCCAAGAAAGACGTGGAAACATGATAAACATGGAGTACATAGATGAAAAAAGAGTTATGCTTCACTATGATTTACCACTGAATGAAGTTGTTTATGACTTCTTTGATGCATTAAAATCAAGAACTAGAGGGTATGGTTCTCTAGATTATGAAATGAAAGGATATGTTCCTTCAACTCTTGTGAAGCTTGATATATTAATAAATAAAGAACAGGTAGATGCACTTAGCTTTATAGTACATGAAACTAGAGCATATCCTAGAGGAAAATCAATGTGCGAGAAGTTAAAGAATGAGATACCAAGACATCAATTCCCTGTGCCAATACAAGCTGCTGTTGGTAATAAGGTAGTGGCTAGAGAAACTATAAGTGCACTTAGAAAAGACGTTCTTGCTAAGTGTTATGGTGGAGATATATCTCGTAAGAAGAAACTTCTTGAAAAGCAAAAAGAAGGTAAAAAACGTATGAGACAAGTTGGATCTGTAGAAGTTCCTCAAAAGGCGTTTATGTCGGTATTAAAATTAGATGAATAA
- the rpsT gene encoding 30S ribosomal protein S20, which translates to MANIKSAKKRIRVIEKKTALNRARKSQVKTAIRRFEEAVTAGNREEAVAKFQFAQKKLQQVASKGTIHKNAAARKVAKLAQKLNGMNA; encoded by the coding sequence GTGGCAAACATAAAATCAGCTAAGAAAAGAATAAGAGTTATCGAAAAGAAAACTGCTTTAAATAGAGCTAGAAAATCTCAAGTTAAAACTGCAATAAGAAGATTCGAAGAAGCTGTTACTGCAGGAAACAGAGAAGAAGCTGTTGCTAAGTTCCAATTTGCTCAAAAGAAATTACAACAAGTTGCTTCTAAAGGAACTATACACAAGAATGCTGCAGCTAGAAAAGTTGCTAAATTAGCTCAAAAGTTAAACGGAATGAACGCTTAA
- a CDS encoding APC family permease, translating to MSNQLKKTLGLSAALSTVVGMVIGSGVFFKPQAIYTATNGAPGLGIIAWVLGGIITITAGLTAAEVSAAIPRTGGMMVYIEEIYGQKLGFLTGWMQTVLFFPGTVAALAVIFAQQVAELLGYLPSDMMVVLPVAIGIILFIALLNTIGSSLGGTIQTIATIGKLVPLILIIIFGFIKGNGNPIITPMVGQGKTVAGALGQVLIATLFAYDGWINVGAIAGEMKNPGKDLPRAIVGGLSVVMAVYIVINLAYLWVAPASELATATAPAALVAQRVFGSVGGKLITIGILISVFGALNGYLLTGPRVPYTLAKQGTLPGSKTFSKLNKGGVPANAIWLLAVLASLYALSGQFNLLTDLTVFTIWVFYVFTFVGVIKLRKDRPQLNRPYKVPLYPIIPLIAITGGLIVIVNQLITATMIALGGIIITLIGIPVYSVTSKNVK from the coding sequence ATGAGCAATCAACTTAAAAAGACTCTAGGATTATCTGCAGCTCTTTCTACAGTAGTTGGTATGGTTATAGGATCTGGAGTGTTTTTTAAACCTCAAGCTATCTATACAGCTACAAATGGAGCTCCAGGTCTTGGAATAATAGCATGGGTTTTAGGTGGAATTATAACTATCACAGCAGGTCTTACAGCAGCAGAAGTTTCAGCTGCAATTCCAAGAACTGGAGGTATGATGGTTTATATTGAGGAAATCTATGGGCAAAAACTAGGTTTTTTAACTGGATGGATGCAAACTGTACTTTTTTTTCCAGGAACAGTAGCAGCTTTAGCTGTAATATTTGCTCAACAAGTAGCAGAGTTACTAGGATATTTACCTAGTGATATGATGGTTGTTTTACCCGTGGCAATTGGAATTATATTATTTATAGCTTTATTAAATACGATAGGTTCCTCTTTAGGAGGAACAATACAAACAATTGCAACTATAGGTAAACTAGTGCCTTTAATATTAATAATTATATTTGGATTTATAAAAGGAAATGGAAATCCAATAATTACTCCTATGGTTGGACAAGGAAAAACTGTTGCAGGTGCATTAGGACAAGTTTTAATAGCAACTTTATTTGCATATGATGGATGGATAAATGTTGGAGCTATAGCAGGTGAAATGAAAAATCCAGGTAAGGATTTACCGAGAGCTATAGTTGGAGGCTTATCTGTAGTTATGGCAGTTTATATAGTAATAAATTTAGCATATTTATGGGTAGCGCCAGCATCAGAATTAGCCACAGCCACAGCACCAGCAGCATTAGTTGCTCAAAGAGTGTTTGGATCTGTTGGAGGAAAATTAATAACTATAGGTATATTAATATCTGTATTTGGTGCATTAAATGGATATTTACTTACTGGTCCAAGAGTTCCTTATACTTTGGCTAAACAAGGAACGCTTCCAGGTAGTAAAACTTTTTCAAAGCTAAATAAAGGTGGTGTACCAGCTAATGCTATTTGGTTACTAGCAGTATTAGCATCCTTATATGCTCTTTCTGGTCAATTTAATCTTTTGACAGACTTAACAGTATTTACTATATGGGTATTTTATGTATTTACTTTTGTAGGTGTAATAAAGTTAAGAAAAGATAGACCACAGCTAAATAGACCTTATAAAGTTCCTCTATATCCAATAATACCTTTAATAGCTATAACTGGAGGTCTAATTGTTATAGTAAATCAATTGATTACAGCGACTATGATAGCTTTAGGAGGAATAATAATAACATTGATAGGTATACCTGTTTACTCAGTTACAAGTAAAAATGTAAAATAG
- the gpr gene encoding GPR endopeptidase: MISIRTDLALEAREMCEDEHSSKEIPGVKLDKKELENCTVTKVEVIDEQGSQIMNKGIGKYITLESNLMKFDDDESREEIIEYLKEELIEILGQDKTKKTLVIGLGNWNITSDALGPKAVSKTLVTRHIFKNYNKDYDDDFTEVAGLSPGVMGLTGIETSEIVKSIVDKIKPDRVIAIDALASRKMERVNTTIQISTAGIAPGGGVGNKRKALNKEYLGVDVIAIGVPTVVDAATLTSDVLDLAIDNLMTQSEGVEDFYKMLKQLKEEEKYQLIKDSLDPYDKNLIVTPKDIDETIENLSIIISEGLNRSLHPGRITK, from the coding sequence ATGATTAGTATAAGAACGGATTTAGCTTTAGAAGCTAGAGAAATGTGTGAAGATGAACATTCATCAAAAGAAATACCTGGAGTGAAATTAGATAAAAAAGAATTAGAAAATTGTACAGTAACAAAAGTTGAAGTTATAGATGAACAAGGATCTCAAATAATGAACAAGGGTATAGGTAAGTACATAACACTAGAAAGTAACTTAATGAAATTTGATGATGATGAATCAAGAGAAGAAATAATAGAGTACTTAAAAGAAGAACTAATTGAAATTTTAGGACAAGATAAAACTAAAAAAACTTTAGTCATAGGATTAGGTAACTGGAATATAACATCAGATGCACTTGGTCCAAAAGCAGTATCTAAGACATTAGTTACTAGACATATTTTTAAAAATTATAATAAAGATTATGATGATGATTTTACAGAAGTTGCAGGGCTTAGCCCAGGAGTTATGGGACTTACAGGTATAGAAACTAGTGAAATTGTTAAATCAATAGTAGATAAGATAAAACCTGATAGAGTAATAGCAATAGATGCTTTAGCATCTAGAAAGATGGAAAGGGTAAATACTACTATACAAATATCAACTGCAGGTATAGCACCTGGAGGTGGAGTTGGAAATAAAAGAAAAGCATTGAATAAGGAATACTTAGGGGTAGATGTAATAGCAATAGGTGTTCCTACTGTTGTAGACGCAGCCACATTAACTAGCGATGTTCTAGATTTAGCGATAGATAATCTAATGACTCAATCAGAAGGAGTAGAAGACTTTTATAAAATGTTAAAGCAATTAAAAGAAGAAGAAAAATATCAGCTAATAAAAGATTCACTAGATCCATACGATAAAAATTTAATTGTTACACCAAAGGACATAGATGAAACAATTGAGAATTTATCAATAATAATAAGCGAAGGATTAAATAGGTCTCTTCATCCAGGTAGAATCACCAAATAA
- the spoIIP gene encoding stage II sporulation protein P has protein sequence MLKKRIKTLVMSCVLVCILPITSIAMDKDEFLKFLVNSSYPESKEESGIKEYKENANTQKYEKDYMKFHVGEENIPTINNENQKEETTNNADNANSSIAANSSKYINDVRVTKDQPRILLYHTHTGETYSNSPGGNYHSQDKPNSVLEIGTMLTDELTKRGWGVVHSSKYHDYPSFNGAYMSSRQTLDALMPKYPSVDIAIDLHRDGRDLTDSVAMKNEHERATSTYKGESVAKFLFVVGMKNENVSHVQGLANDITSYAMKKYPELVLPVVKKPYGKFNQSVAPNHLLIEVGSNGTTIQEAQASVKYIADVLDGYFKTK, from the coding sequence ATGTTAAAAAAGCGCATTAAGACATTGGTTATGTCATGTGTGTTAGTTTGTATTTTACCTATAACTTCTATAGCTATGGATAAGGATGAATTTCTAAAATTCTTAGTTAACTCATCATACCCAGAAAGTAAAGAAGAAAGTGGGATAAAAGAATATAAAGAAAATGCAAATACTCAAAAATATGAAAAAGATTATATGAAATTTCATGTAGGTGAAGAAAATATACCTACAATAAATAATGAAAATCAAAAAGAAGAAACTACAAATAATGCAGATAATGCAAACAGCTCAATTGCAGCAAATAGCTCAAAATATATAAATGATGTAAGAGTGACTAAAGATCAGCCTAGAATACTTTTATATCATACTCATACAGGAGAAACATATTCGAATTCCCCAGGAGGTAATTATCATTCACAAGATAAGCCTAATTCAGTATTAGAAATAGGTACTATGCTTACAGATGAATTAACAAAAAGAGGATGGGGCGTAGTACATAGTTCTAAGTATCATGACTATCCATCATTTAATGGAGCATATATGAGTAGTAGACAAACATTAGATGCTTTAATGCCTAAATATCCAAGTGTAGATATAGCAATAGATTTGCATAGGGATGGACGAGACTTAACGGATTCAGTAGCTATGAAAAATGAACATGAAAGAGCAACATCTACCTATAAAGGAGAAAGTGTAGCTAAGTTTTTATTTGTAGTTGGAATGAAAAATGAAAATGTAAGTCATGTACAGGGATTAGCAAATGATATAACATCATATGCAATGAAGAAATATCCAGAATTAGTTTTACCTGTTGTAAAAAAACCATATGGTAAATTTAATCAATCAGTAGCACCTAACCATCTGCTTATAGAAGTAGGAAGTAATGGTACTACGATTCAAGAAGCTCAAGCTAGTGTTAAATATATAGCAGATGTTTTAGACGGATATTTTAAAACAAAGTAA